The Streptococcus sanguinis genomic sequence CAAACTGCATCCGAAAAATCGTTTTCTCGATACCGGATTTTATGATTATGACCCCGATATGGTAAAATAAAATTAGAAACGAGAACTCTTTTTAGGAGTTCTTTTTTAAAAACAAAAATGAGATTTATAAAACATGAGTAAAAAATAAGTGCTTCAAACTATTATTTGAATTAATTCGAATAATCTGAAAATTAGAATTGTGAAAATAATTCAAAGAACCTTGCTTTTAGGGGTAAATTACTATAAAATAATAAGGATTAGACATCAACACTTTTATATTGCAAATAGGAGAAAATGATGGCAAGAAAGTTGAAACGACCAGAGGTATTGTCACCTGCTGGTACTTTGGAAAAGCTAAAAGTAGCTGTTCGATATGGAGCAGATGCTGTTTTTATTGGCGGACAGGCCTATGGTCTGCGCAGTCGAGCTGGGAACTTTACCTTTGAACAGATGGAAGAAGGGGTTCAGTTTGCGGCTAGTTATGGTGCCAAGGTCTATGTCGCCGCCAATATGGTCATGCACGAGGGCAATGAAGAGGGAGCTGGTGAGTGGTTCCGCCGTTTGCGAGACATCGGGATTGCGGCTGTCATTGTTTCAGATCCTGCTTTGATTGCTATTGCAGCATCAGAGGCTCCTGGTCTAGAAATCCACCTATCGACTCAGGCCAGTGCGACCAACTATGAAACACTTGAGTTTTGGAAGAATCTGGGACTAACACGCGTTGTCCTAGCTCGCGAAGTTTCTATGGCTGAGCTGGCTGAAATTCGCCGACGGACTGACGTTGAAATAGAAGCTTTTGTCCATGGAGCGATGTGCATTTCCTACTCTGGACGCTGTACGTTATCCAATCACATGAGTATGCGCGATGCCAATCGTGGAGGCTGCTCGCAATCCTGCCGTTGGAAATATGACCTCTACGATATGCCCTTTGGTCAAGAACGTAGGAGCTTGAAGGGGGAAGTTCCAGAAGAATTTTCTATGTCCGCAGTTGATATGTCCATGATTGACCGTATACCAGACATGATTGAAAATGGAGTGGATAGCTTGAAGATTGAGGGACGGATGAAGTCGATTCATTACGTTTCTACGGTGACTAACTGCTATAAAGCAGCAGTGAACGCTTATCTGGAAAGTCCTGAAAAGTTCGAAGCTATCAAGCAGGACTTGGTCGATGAGATGTGGAAGGTTGCTCAACGTGAATTGGCCACAGGATTCTACTATCATACTCCAACTGAGAATGAGCAGCTGTTCGGAGCGCGACGCAAGATTCCAGAATACAAATTTGTAGCTGAAGTAGTAGCTTATGACGCAGACAGTCAGACAGCGACTATTCGTCAGCGAAATGTTATCCATGAAGGCGATCAGGTTGAATTTTACGGACCGGGTTTCCGTCATTTTGAAACCTTTATTACAGACCTTCGTGATGCTGATGGTAACAAAATTGATCGAGCTCCTAATCCGATGGAGCTTCTGACCATTCACTTGGAGCAGCCTGTAGAGGCCGGCGATATGGTGCGGGCTCGCAAGGAAGGCTTGATTAATCTTTATAAGGAAGATGGCACTAGCGTGACCGTCCGAGCTTAATCTTATATTCATAGATGGCTTTTTAATCTAAAAGCCATTTTTATGAATAGAGGTTATCAGAGAGGAAATAGCATGATTCAGGTTTACGGAGATATTCTTGATGAGGAGACTCGATGCCAGCATTATCACAGTGAGAGAGATATCATAGCTCTTAAATGCTTTAATTGTCAGAAATACTATCCTTGCTTTCTCTGTCATAATCGCTACGAAGCTCATGATTTTCTGGCCTATCCTGTGAGTCGATCAGAAGATCGAGTTGTTCTTTGTGGTCATTGCAGGACAGAACTGACTATTTCCCAGTATCTTGGCTGTGAGGATGCTTGTCCTATCTGTACTCATCCTTTTAATCCAGGCTGCAAGAAGCATCGATCGATTTATTTTCAGATAAACAAATAACTCTTCCATCCAGCTGGATAGAAGAGTTATCTTTTGAAACGACGGTTAGTGATGCGAATGTCTTTCTTTTGGGCTTCACGGATATTATTGGGTACGAGGCTGATTCGCTTGATGTCCTGCACGCGGATAATAGTGGTCATACTTTTCTTGAAATTTTTGATAATCAGCTGCAGGCGCTCGCG encodes the following:
- a CDS encoding CHY zinc finger protein, giving the protein MIQVYGDILDEETRCQHYHSERDIIALKCFNCQKYYPCFLCHNRYEAHDFLAYPVSRSEDRVVLCGHCRTELTISQYLGCEDACPICTHPFNPGCKKHRSIYFQINK
- a CDS encoding peptidase U32 family protein; this translates as MARKLKRPEVLSPAGTLEKLKVAVRYGADAVFIGGQAYGLRSRAGNFTFEQMEEGVQFAASYGAKVYVAANMVMHEGNEEGAGEWFRRLRDIGIAAVIVSDPALIAIAASEAPGLEIHLSTQASATNYETLEFWKNLGLTRVVLAREVSMAELAEIRRRTDVEIEAFVHGAMCISYSGRCTLSNHMSMRDANRGGCSQSCRWKYDLYDMPFGQERRSLKGEVPEEFSMSAVDMSMIDRIPDMIENGVDSLKIEGRMKSIHYVSTVTNCYKAAVNAYLESPEKFEAIKQDLVDEMWKVAQRELATGFYYHTPTENEQLFGARRKIPEYKFVAEVVAYDADSQTATIRQRNVIHEGDQVEFYGPGFRHFETFITDLRDADGNKIDRAPNPMELLTIHLEQPVEAGDMVRARKEGLINLYKEDGTSVTVRA